The Spirosoma linguale DSM 74 genome segment GCGGAAATCTTCATTAATGTATTGGCCGATGGTCTTACCAACTCGCTCTGCGGCCTTCTCGATCACGGAGCGGGTATCTCGTTCAACTCCGCGAATTGACCAAGTAACAGGTCCTTCGCTCTTGAGCTGTGACTCTGCATTTTTGGGCTGTGGCTCTGCTTTCATAGTATGTCTTACACAATGTAAGACACATAATTAGGCAAAATTTGGGCTTGTAAGACAGAATCACAAAAATGTAAGACACGTATAACTGCTTGTAAGACATCCGGCTGATTTTGTCTTACACAACATAACATCACTTGTATAACAACTTTTCCAACTGTTTACTAAGACGCAAGGTCTACTTGAAAAAGTAAGATTATGACGCTCTATCAAATCTTTTTCCTGACAGCAGGTAGTTTGCTTATCGGTTGTAAAGGGGAGGATATTCTCACCAGCTGTAGCTCTAAGCCAACAGAAGTAATTAGTCAACAACTGGTTAAAGCTCAAGGAACAGTAAAGCAATATGGGTCGTCTGATCAGTTCTACATAAAGCTCAATAAGTGCTCGGACTGTCGTACTATTCGACCCAATCCACCAGGTTTATCGGCTCCTGCTAATCCCTGTAATCTGCCTGAATCCTTTCAAAAGGACGGTCTATCTATTGATTTTAGTGGGATAGTTAGGATTGATACGACATTGAACTACTCAGCGATTGATATATCTGGCATACCCTTACAACTGACTTCCATTAAGCTTCGATAATTTCTTTACTTTCACCGTGAAAATACTCGTACCTGCATGTAGACGCCATTAGCTGAGCCATTGCTCCAAGGTTGGATGTCCAACCGACGGTTTAAATTACCACGGTTCTTAACTGTGTGTAGATACGGAATGCCCCAACCCACTAATGAACCAAACGCCGTCCCAACCAGTAAGTCGCTGGGGTAATGTTTTCCCCCTTCATACCGTAATACCGAAGTAGCCGTAGCCAAGCCCAATGACCCGACCCAGACAACGGATTTCAAGCGTGAATACGGAAAATATTGTTGAAATATTTCACCGGCAAATACGGCGGTAGCAAAAGCGTTGGCGGCATGGGCTGAAAAAAAAGACTGCTTCGTGGTAAGGTCCAGCTTTTCAGCAACGGCTACTGTTGAGTTATAACCATAAGGCCTCGTACGCTGCGTTATATTTTTAACCGAGTACTGAACGCCATTCACTAGCAGTAGTGTTTCCAAATACATGATCCCTAGTGTTTTGATGTCTTGCCGCATGGGTTTAGTGCCTATGATCAGCAATCCTGTAACAGCAGCCGTACCCAGCAGCGTCATATCACTAATTTGATTAGCAGTCACACTGAACTTATTGGTGGCTGATCGGTCAAAGGGGTTGATCGTATTCCGATTTAGCAACGCAATTTCATTTGGCGTCCAGGGTTTTACCTGTTGTTCGAGCACCAGGGACGTGATTCCCGTTAGAGCACCAACCCCCAGTAGCGTTAACTCCCGATCGGTCTTGAGTTCATACGGGCCCTGTCCGAAGGAAAGAATCAATGACGCCTGATAGCCAATCAAGGTCAATAAAACGGTACGTTGCTTTTTGAATGTTAGCCAAGCGGTGAGAAAGATAGTATTCACAAATGATGACGTTTGGCAGTTGATGTACGTAGTTCAAAGTGCGCCTTAATAGCTATTAACCACTCAGTAGGTAGGCTGTAATACTAACGACGAAATACGACAGACAGAGTAATAACAGGTGTTTCTTGGTAACTAAATAAGTAAATTCTTTTTTCCACCGACGACGGGGGTTTGTGTCAAAACAGGCGGGTTCGCCTGCTAATAAACGATATTTACAACCAAAATTGGCCGACCGTCACTGCATAGAAATTAATCAACCATAACCGTTCCGGATTAAAATAGTTGGTACCATTGTGACTCGGCATCCCGTTCTCACAACTCGACTACTACCCGTACTATTTCTGACTAGATGGAACCTGAACAAGATAGCTTGCTAAAAAACTACTCGCTGCCCGAACGAGGAGCTTATCTGGGGGCACTTGCCACAATGGCTTTAGCGGATGGCCATGTTTCCGCTCAGGAATTAGACTTTCTAAATCTGATCAGTCAGGCGGCTGAACTACCCCCTACTATGCAGCAGGAGGTCCGCCAGATTGCCAATGATCCCTCTCAGGTGAGCCTGCAGAAATGCCTCGATGTGCTTAAGGAAAGTCAACTCCGCTTTTCGTTCATCACCGATGTAATCAGTTTGGCTAAGGCCGATGGCCAATATGCAGCTCAGGAACAGCAGCGGATGGAGGAAATGGCCGCCTATTTACAGGTTAGCCAGGAACAGTTCAGCATTCTTAACCAGTTCGTCAATAAAGCAGGAGAGGCCCAGCAGCAGGGAGAAGACCCCACTTCCCCCGCATTTTTGACCAACAGTGGCTTTGGTGATCTATTCAAGAATGTTAATATATCTCCTCAAATGGTCCAGGGCGTACTGGGCGTTGTAGCCCCGCTGGTGCTTGGAAAAATGCTGAGCAGTGGCCATAAACGGGGCCAGCAGAAGGGGTTAGGCGGCCTGTTGAGTGGCTTAGCCGGAGGAACTGTAAGCCAGGGAGGGGGCGGCTTAGGCTCATTCATCGCGATGCTGAGCGGCGTAAGTGGCCGACAAAAACACGGTGGTCTGAGTTCAGGCGGATTGGGGGGATTGCTCAAAAATATTATTGGAGGCAGTCGGTTCCGCTAACATAGTAGTTAACTTTTTCGTTGGTTTTGGGTTGTCTTGACAGCACCCCTACAGCGGGTGAACAAAAGATTAATTTGTTTTACCTCAAAACCCTGGTATCATGACCGATCATCCTGAAGAGCATCAAAAAGTAGCTGAACATCACCAAAAGGCAGCTGAGTACTTCCAGCAGGCCGCTGACAATCATCGCGCAGCGGCCAAGCACGTAACCGCTGGCGATCACCAAAAGGCGGCTCATCATGGCTACACCGCTTTCGGCCTGAGTACTCACGCCCATCATCATGCGGAAGAAGCTGCTTTACATCACTCGCACGAACACGGAGCGAAGGAACCGCTACATGCTCATGAATAAGCGTTAGATGACAAACTTGGCCGGTTCTCGTTAGTCAGACGAGGATTAATTCAACGCACGTAAAATTTAAACAGCCAACTACTTCCCTATGGGAGTGGTTGGCTGTTTAAATTTTACGTGCTTGATTCTCCTCATTGATTCGCTTAATCCGCTGTTTAAATTCAATTCGTCCAACAAGCGTGAGAATGATCCAGGTTAAGACGGTACCCAGTAGAGCCAGCCCCAGACTACCCAGCCCGACAGTCACCCCAATTGCCGCTGTTGTCCAAATGCCAGCCGCTGTTGTTAAGCCCTGAATCTCCCGACTCTTGCTTAACTTGAGAATAGCTCCCGCTCCAATGAACCCAATACCCGTGGTAAGCCCTTGGATGACCCTGGATACGCCATCTAATGACATGCCGCTTCCTGCTGTAGCCAGAACAAATAATGTCGTGCCTACCGTAACCAAAATATGCGTTCGTACGCCCGCAGACTTCCCCCATCGTTCGCGCTGTACCCCGATCACTCCACCGAGCAAGGTGGCCGCTACCAGCCGGATAACAGCGTGTATCAACTGGGTTATAGTGGGTAGTCCAGCGGTTAGTTCATCCCAGATAATGTCCATTGTTCTTCGTAAGTTTAATTGCGGTACCGGGCGGATTTACCCCACTATCGCTCAAGTTGTGCATCGGTTTCTATTAGTCGTCTGGGTCTTTACGGCATCGACAACTTACGCCCAAACCTACCGTGACCAGGTTCTGAACCGAACCGTTTTCTGGTCCGAAGTTAACCTGGTTTATAAGACGGCAGGCAAATGGAGTTTTCAACTGGATCATCAATACCGGCGACAGGCCGACGACAACGGACGTGACCTCAATGCCTTTCGCTATCCGCTGCTTCAGGTATTTCGGCCCTGGATTAACTACCAGCTTTCCCCGCCGGTCCAGGTATCGCTCTCCCCGCTGGGATTGTGGTGGAACTGGGGCCGGGTAAGTCCGTATCAGCCCCTTACGTTCTTTCAGGAAATTCGAATAACTCCACAACTTCAGATTACCAAACCGCTGGGGAATGGTC includes the following:
- a CDS encoding phosphoesterase PA-phosphatase related protein (PFAM: phosphoesterase PA-phosphatase related~SMART: phosphoesterase PA-phosphatase related~KEGG: acp:A2cp1_1858 phosphoesterase PA-phosphatase related); its protein translation is MNTIFLTAWLTFKKQRTVLLTLIGYQASLILSFGQGPYELKTDRELTLLGVGALTGITSLVLEQQVKPWTPNEIALLNRNTINPFDRSATNKFSVTANQISDMTLLGTAAVTGLLIIGTKPMRQDIKTLGIMYLETLLLVNGVQYSVKNITQRTRPYGYNSTVAVAEKLDLTTKQSFFSAHAANAFATAVFAGEIFQQYFPYSRLKSVVWVGSLGLATATSVLRYEGGKHYPSDLLVGTAFGSLVGWGIPYLHTVKNRGNLNRRLDIQPWSNGSANGVYMQVRVFSR
- a CDS encoding hypothetical protein (KEGG: hypothetical protein), which gives rise to MEPEQDSLLKNYSLPERGAYLGALATMALADGHVSAQELDFLNLISQAAELPPTMQQEVRQIANDPSQVSLQKCLDVLKESQLRFSFITDVISLAKADGQYAAQEQQRMEEMAAYLQVSQEQFSILNQFVNKAGEAQQQGEDPTSPAFLTNSGFGDLFKNVNISPQMVQGVLGVVAPLVLGKMLSSGHKRGQQKGLGGLLSGLAGGTVSQGGGGLGSFIAMLSGVSGRQKHGGLSSGGLGGLLKNIIGGSRFR
- a CDS encoding MgtC/SapB transporter (PFAM: MgtC/SapB transporter~KEGG: tbd:Tbd_0663 putative Mg(2+) transporter) gives rise to the protein MDIIWDELTAGLPTITQLIHAVIRLVAATLLGGVIGVQRERWGKSAGVRTHILVTVGTTLFVLATAGSGMSLDGVSRVIQGLTTGIGFIGAGAILKLSKSREIQGLTTAAGIWTTAAIGVTVGLGSLGLALLGTVLTWIILTLVGRIEFKQRIKRINEENQARKI